From the genome of Macadamia integrifolia cultivar HAES 741 unplaced genomic scaffold, SCU_Mint_v3 scaffold1517, whole genome shotgun sequence, one region includes:
- the LOC122064095 gene encoding serine/threonine-protein kinase BSK3-like isoform X1 has translation MGCQCSKFTPCCWGSQFKGSVLEAPEIGSDIKMGCQCSKFTPCCWGSQFKGSVLEAPEIADNEEKGEADDLPAFREFTFDQLRIATSGFAVENIVSEHGEKAPNVVYKGKLENQRRIAIKRFNRMAWPDTRQFLEEARSVGQLRNHRLVNLLGCCCEGDERLLVAEYMPNDTLAKHLFHWENQPMKWAMRLRVALHLAQALEYCTSKGRPLYHDLNAYRILFDDDGNPRLSSFGLMKNSRDGKSYSTNLAFTPPEYLRTGRVTAESVIYSFGTLLLDLLSGKHIPPSRALDLIRDRNIQMLTDSCLEGQFSNDDGTELVRLASRCLQYEPRERPNPKSLVAALTPLQKETEVPSHVLMGIPDSGEIMPLFPLGEACSRMDLTAIHEILEKIGYKDDEGTANELSFQMWTNQMQETLNSKKKGDIAFRYKDFRAAIECYTQFIDVGTMVSPTVYARRSLSYLFSDMPQEALNDAVQAQVIFATWHIASYLQATALRALEMEHEAQVALKEATVLEAKRNAAAGQ, from the exons ATGGGCTGTCAGTGCTCCAAGTTCACACCATGTTGTTGGGGTTCACAGTTTAAGGGATCAGTTCTGGAGGCTCCTGAAATTG GTTCTGATATTAAGATGGGCTGTCAGTGCTCCAAGTTCACACCATGTTGTTGGGGTTCACAGTTTAAGGGATCAGTTCTGGAGGCTCCTGAAATTG CAGATAATGAGGAGAAAGGCGAGGCTGATGACTTGCCTGCATTCCGTGAGTTCACTTTTGATCAGCTTAGGATTGCTACATCTGGTTTTGCTGTAGAGAACATTGTGTCTGAACATGGGGAAAAAGCACCAAATGTTGTCTACAAAGGGAAGCTGGAGAATCAAAGGCGTATTGCTATTAAGCGTTTTAATAGGATGGCTTGGCCTGATACACGGCAGTTCTTG GAGGAGGCAAGATCTGTTGGTCAGCTTCGCAACCACAGATTGGTAAATCTACTTGGTTGTTGCTGTGAAGGTGATGAGAGATTGCTTGTGGCAGAATATATGCCCAATGATACGCTTGCGAAACACCTATTTCATT GGGAAAATCAGCCTATGAAATGGGCAATGCGATTAAGAGTGGCTTTACATCTTGCACAGGCTCTGGAATATTGTACCAGCAAAGGACGCCCCCTTTATCATGATCTTAATGCTTACAGAATTTTATTTGATGAT GATGGTAACCCCAGACTTTCTTCCTTTGGCCTGATGAAGAATAGTAGGGATGGAAAAAGTTACAGTACAAACTTGGCATTTACTCCTCCAGAATATTTGAGAACAG GAAGAGTGACAGCAGAAAGTGTAATATACAGTTTTGGCACCCTTTTGCTGGACCTTCTCAGTGGAAAACATATTCCTCCCAGTCGT GCTCTTGACCTGATACGTGACAGGAACATTCAGATGCTCACAGATTCTTGCTTGGAAGGACAATTTTCAAATGATGATGGGACTGAGCTAGTACGCTTAGCATCTCGGTGTTTACAATATGAGCCTCGGGAACGGCCAAATCCAAAGTCATTAGTGGCTGCTTTGACTCCTCTTCAGAAGGAAACTGAG GTTCCTTCTCATGTATTGATGGGCATACCAGATAGTGGTGAAATCATGCCTCTGTTCCCCCTTGGTGAAGCTTGTTCACGAATGGACCTCACTGCCATACATGAGATATTAGAAAAAATTGGTTACAAAGATGATGAAGGAACAGCAAATGAG CTGTCATTCCAAATGTGGACCAATCAAATGCAGGAGACATTGAACTCAAAGAAAAAGGGTGATATTGCTTTCCGATACAAAGACTTTAGGGCTGCAATTGAATGCTATACCCAG TTCATTGATGTTGGAACCATGGTTTCTCCAACAGTCTATGCACGCCGTAGCCTGTCTTATCTCTTTAGTGACATGCCCCAGGAAGCTCTGAATGATGCGGTGCAAGCCCAAGTTATTTTTGCTACGTGGCATATTGCATCCTATCTGCAAGCGACTGCTCTCCGTGCACTAGAAATGGAACATGAAGCTCAAGTAGCACTCAAAGAGGCTACAGTACTTGAAGCGAAAAGAAATGCAGCTGCTGGACAATAG
- the LOC122064095 gene encoding serine/threonine-protein kinase BSK3-like isoform X3, whose product MGCQCSKFTPCCWGSQFKGSVLEAPEIADNEEKGEADDLPAFREFTFDQLRIATSGFAVENIVSEHGEKAPNVVYKGKLENQRRIAIKRFNRMAWPDTRQFLEEARSVGQLRNHRLVNLLGCCCEGDERLLVAEYMPNDTLAKHLFHWENQPMKWAMRLRVALHLAQALEYCTSKGRPLYHDLNAYRILFDDDGNPRLSSFGLMKNSRDGKSYSTNLAFTPPEYLRTGRVTAESVIYSFGTLLLDLLSGKHIPPSRALDLIRDRNIQMLTDSCLEGQFSNDDGTELVRLASRCLQYEPRERPNPKSLVAALTPLQKETEVPSHVLMGIPDSGEIMPLFPLGEACSRMDLTAIHEILEKIGYKDDEGTANELSFQMWTNQMQETLNSKKKGDIAFRYKDFRAAIECYTQFIDVGTMVSPTVYARRSLSYLFSDMPQEALNDAVQAQVIFATWHIASYLQATALRALEMEHEAQVALKEATVLEAKRNAAAGQ is encoded by the exons ATGGGCTGTCAGTGCTCCAAGTTCACACCATGTTGTTGGGGTTCACAGTTTAAGGGATCAGTTCTGGAGGCTCCTGAAATTG CAGATAATGAGGAGAAAGGCGAGGCTGATGACTTGCCTGCATTCCGTGAGTTCACTTTTGATCAGCTTAGGATTGCTACATCTGGTTTTGCTGTAGAGAACATTGTGTCTGAACATGGGGAAAAAGCACCAAATGTTGTCTACAAAGGGAAGCTGGAGAATCAAAGGCGTATTGCTATTAAGCGTTTTAATAGGATGGCTTGGCCTGATACACGGCAGTTCTTG GAGGAGGCAAGATCTGTTGGTCAGCTTCGCAACCACAGATTGGTAAATCTACTTGGTTGTTGCTGTGAAGGTGATGAGAGATTGCTTGTGGCAGAATATATGCCCAATGATACGCTTGCGAAACACCTATTTCATT GGGAAAATCAGCCTATGAAATGGGCAATGCGATTAAGAGTGGCTTTACATCTTGCACAGGCTCTGGAATATTGTACCAGCAAAGGACGCCCCCTTTATCATGATCTTAATGCTTACAGAATTTTATTTGATGAT GATGGTAACCCCAGACTTTCTTCCTTTGGCCTGATGAAGAATAGTAGGGATGGAAAAAGTTACAGTACAAACTTGGCATTTACTCCTCCAGAATATTTGAGAACAG GAAGAGTGACAGCAGAAAGTGTAATATACAGTTTTGGCACCCTTTTGCTGGACCTTCTCAGTGGAAAACATATTCCTCCCAGTCGT GCTCTTGACCTGATACGTGACAGGAACATTCAGATGCTCACAGATTCTTGCTTGGAAGGACAATTTTCAAATGATGATGGGACTGAGCTAGTACGCTTAGCATCTCGGTGTTTACAATATGAGCCTCGGGAACGGCCAAATCCAAAGTCATTAGTGGCTGCTTTGACTCCTCTTCAGAAGGAAACTGAG GTTCCTTCTCATGTATTGATGGGCATACCAGATAGTGGTGAAATCATGCCTCTGTTCCCCCTTGGTGAAGCTTGTTCACGAATGGACCTCACTGCCATACATGAGATATTAGAAAAAATTGGTTACAAAGATGATGAAGGAACAGCAAATGAG CTGTCATTCCAAATGTGGACCAATCAAATGCAGGAGACATTGAACTCAAAGAAAAAGGGTGATATTGCTTTCCGATACAAAGACTTTAGGGCTGCAATTGAATGCTATACCCAG TTCATTGATGTTGGAACCATGGTTTCTCCAACAGTCTATGCACGCCGTAGCCTGTCTTATCTCTTTAGTGACATGCCCCAGGAAGCTCTGAATGATGCGGTGCAAGCCCAAGTTATTTTTGCTACGTGGCATATTGCATCCTATCTGCAAGCGACTGCTCTCCGTGCACTAGAAATGGAACATGAAGCTCAAGTAGCACTCAAAGAGGCTACAGTACTTGAAGCGAAAAGAAATGCAGCTGCTGGACAATAG
- the LOC122064095 gene encoding serine/threonine-protein kinase BSK3-like isoform X2, giving the protein MGCQCSKFTPCCWGSQFKGSVLEAPEIGSDIKMGCQCSKFTPCCWGSQFKGSVLEAPEIDNEEKGEADDLPAFREFTFDQLRIATSGFAVENIVSEHGEKAPNVVYKGKLENQRRIAIKRFNRMAWPDTRQFLEEARSVGQLRNHRLVNLLGCCCEGDERLLVAEYMPNDTLAKHLFHWENQPMKWAMRLRVALHLAQALEYCTSKGRPLYHDLNAYRILFDDDGNPRLSSFGLMKNSRDGKSYSTNLAFTPPEYLRTGRVTAESVIYSFGTLLLDLLSGKHIPPSRALDLIRDRNIQMLTDSCLEGQFSNDDGTELVRLASRCLQYEPRERPNPKSLVAALTPLQKETEVPSHVLMGIPDSGEIMPLFPLGEACSRMDLTAIHEILEKIGYKDDEGTANELSFQMWTNQMQETLNSKKKGDIAFRYKDFRAAIECYTQFIDVGTMVSPTVYARRSLSYLFSDMPQEALNDAVQAQVIFATWHIASYLQATALRALEMEHEAQVALKEATVLEAKRNAAAGQ; this is encoded by the exons ATGGGCTGTCAGTGCTCCAAGTTCACACCATGTTGTTGGGGTTCACAGTTTAAGGGATCAGTTCTGGAGGCTCCTGAAATTG GTTCTGATATTAAGATGGGCTGTCAGTGCTCCAAGTTCACACCATGTTGTTGGGGTTCACAGTTTAAGGGATCAGTTCTGGAGGCTCCTGAAATTG ATAATGAGGAGAAAGGCGAGGCTGATGACTTGCCTGCATTCCGTGAGTTCACTTTTGATCAGCTTAGGATTGCTACATCTGGTTTTGCTGTAGAGAACATTGTGTCTGAACATGGGGAAAAAGCACCAAATGTTGTCTACAAAGGGAAGCTGGAGAATCAAAGGCGTATTGCTATTAAGCGTTTTAATAGGATGGCTTGGCCTGATACACGGCAGTTCTTG GAGGAGGCAAGATCTGTTGGTCAGCTTCGCAACCACAGATTGGTAAATCTACTTGGTTGTTGCTGTGAAGGTGATGAGAGATTGCTTGTGGCAGAATATATGCCCAATGATACGCTTGCGAAACACCTATTTCATT GGGAAAATCAGCCTATGAAATGGGCAATGCGATTAAGAGTGGCTTTACATCTTGCACAGGCTCTGGAATATTGTACCAGCAAAGGACGCCCCCTTTATCATGATCTTAATGCTTACAGAATTTTATTTGATGAT GATGGTAACCCCAGACTTTCTTCCTTTGGCCTGATGAAGAATAGTAGGGATGGAAAAAGTTACAGTACAAACTTGGCATTTACTCCTCCAGAATATTTGAGAACAG GAAGAGTGACAGCAGAAAGTGTAATATACAGTTTTGGCACCCTTTTGCTGGACCTTCTCAGTGGAAAACATATTCCTCCCAGTCGT GCTCTTGACCTGATACGTGACAGGAACATTCAGATGCTCACAGATTCTTGCTTGGAAGGACAATTTTCAAATGATGATGGGACTGAGCTAGTACGCTTAGCATCTCGGTGTTTACAATATGAGCCTCGGGAACGGCCAAATCCAAAGTCATTAGTGGCTGCTTTGACTCCTCTTCAGAAGGAAACTGAG GTTCCTTCTCATGTATTGATGGGCATACCAGATAGTGGTGAAATCATGCCTCTGTTCCCCCTTGGTGAAGCTTGTTCACGAATGGACCTCACTGCCATACATGAGATATTAGAAAAAATTGGTTACAAAGATGATGAAGGAACAGCAAATGAG CTGTCATTCCAAATGTGGACCAATCAAATGCAGGAGACATTGAACTCAAAGAAAAAGGGTGATATTGCTTTCCGATACAAAGACTTTAGGGCTGCAATTGAATGCTATACCCAG TTCATTGATGTTGGAACCATGGTTTCTCCAACAGTCTATGCACGCCGTAGCCTGTCTTATCTCTTTAGTGACATGCCCCAGGAAGCTCTGAATGATGCGGTGCAAGCCCAAGTTATTTTTGCTACGTGGCATATTGCATCCTATCTGCAAGCGACTGCTCTCCGTGCACTAGAAATGGAACATGAAGCTCAAGTAGCACTCAAAGAGGCTACAGTACTTGAAGCGAAAAGAAATGCAGCTGCTGGACAATAG